In Leishmania donovani BPK282A1 complete genome, chromosome 8, the sequence GGCGGGTACGTCCTTGCGGCCTCCCCTCTCCCGTGGCTAATGCACTCTAAAACATTTCTGCTCCCTACTGCCGTTATTGTTggcgctctctcgccgctgccattCAGGTCGCGATGCAAATCGAATGCGTTGCAACAGCGGAAATGCGACGAATTCAATCCCTGTGCACGGACGGTCCGCGCTTCCTCAATACTACATGTGCGCGCACAATCCCATGTAGCACTCTCTGTCTCTATTCGCAGCTTCCAACTAGAACGTCACCATTGTCTCCTCCTTCTGCTGCCATCGCTTCTCATGTCCATTGCGTTGTACGCCACGTCTTGCCCACTGGCTTTTTCCCCTGCTACTGACGTTTCGTATCACCATGGCTGTCTCGCAGCTTCCGATACCTTCGCTTATTCGAGTACATAGTTGTCCCCCTTTTTTATCTGGCATCGCtgtcgtttttctttttggttattgctttcttttctggcttttttcttgtgcgcgcatgtgaCTGGCGCCGCACGACACCAGCTTGCATATAGCACTGTATTGCCATACCGGATCTCTTTCTGTGTTGTGACCGTTGTGCGCTGGAGCGGAAGCAAGATGCCAATCAAGTACAGCTGCGTTAATGACGAGACGAAGCTTTTGGCTGAGCACCCGGCCGGCGAGCAGCCGAAGCTAGCGGAGACGATGCAGAAGGTCATTGCTACCGTGCCACCCAAGGAGTATCGCCACAAAACGATCGAGGACAAGGATGGCGGTGTCAACTACAACTATATCAGCAACGGCGAGGGGCGCATTGTGGGGTGCGTGACAACAAGTgacatgcgcatgcgcaccgtTTTCGCGTTTCTGGAGGCCGTCGAGCCACTGGTTCGCGGCAGTGTCGGTTCACAGGGCGCTGAGTTACGCAATGGcaagaagctgctgcagcagaagaTGGAGTTCTACAACAACCCTCAGAACGACAAGATCACGGCGCTGAATGATGACATTAATCAGGTAGTGGATGTCATGATAGACAACATGGACAAGGTGTTAGCGCGTGGTGACCGTATCGACACACTGCACGAGAAGTCTTCCACTCTGGCGGATCAGGCGCAGCAGTTCCAGCAGCGGTCCACGGAGCTGAAGCGAAACCTCTGCATGAAGAACCTGAAGCTTACCCTCATGATTGTCGGCGCCGTGGTCGTTGTTCTCATCATCATTCTTATGATCGCATGCAAGCCGAACTTCTCACGCTGCCGTTGATTGTGAACAGCTGCATCTCTCTGCAAACTGccagagctgcagctccattgcagcgcaccggcagTGTGAAATGCGGTTGCGCCATTGCAGCTCTCCGAGCGCTCTTGTGAAATGGAATATGcgctcgagtcgcgctgCAAGGGACCTTGGCTGCGGTGTGCGGTTCAAGCTTACCCGTTCATTGTGCTTTGTGCTTACCCTGATACAAcaggaggggtggaggggctTGTGTGTATTATGGGAGGCTGAATGGATTCAGAGGAAGTGAGGaagacgagaaagagagaagaaaatgGACAGACGCCGAGGTGAGGAAAGCAGAGAGGAACAGGCACATATAACGACGACGTATTCCAGTGCTATTGTCAACTCAATGCTTTTTGCGGCGTGCTCTTCTTGGCGAAGGTAAAGAAGAAATGCCGAATGTGAGATTTTTCAACtggcgctgtgtgtgcgtgtgtttcttttcctcttcaGTGCCGTATCGTTCTTTCTACGCTTCGCGTGCTGTTGAATGCTTTCTTAATCCTTCGCCAACGGCggctcctctcttctctcggTCGCACTTGCACCTGATGAACGCAGCCCTTTTGGCGTCTCTTCTGCCGCTGGTGTTGCTTTTTGATTTTGCTCTCTTGCTCTCGTTTCGGTTGCTTTGTTTCGCCTTGCTTTTGTTTGCGTGGGTAGTTACTGTATACTGTTCCGCCAAGCAGCTcaggcggtgctgtgcggGCACGCCTTTGGCTGCGTGGGAGTGAAGAGAGTGATGACTGCGAGGCTAAGATTGATGTCTCGAGGTACTTCGTTCACTATTGCGTTCACTCAGGAAAAAGATGTGTAACTGAGGTTGGTTCGCTTTCAAAAGAAAAGAGCTGTTCTCATATCGCACAGTTCACTTGCTTTATTCCAGTCTTCATCGCTGTCTTTCCGTGAGCTTTTCATCTTGTGAATGATTGCTCTGTGGTGTTTTTCTTCCTGTATGTGGAGAGAGGTGATTCGATAGTTCTtctgtgcgcttgtgcgctGGTTGTGCCCGCTGAGGTTCCTTTATGAGCGTTGCTGTAGCGAACGAACGTGCCAGCTGTGCCCATCATGAGGTGTATATCTGTTTAGTCCGCGAATCGGAAGACAGTGATTCAAATGACCTGCTCGACTAAGCGACCCTGGAGACGCCGCGACCTGAATGGGGCTGCACCTTTTGGAGGCACCAATGTCAGCTCTGAATTCATCGGCGGTGTTTCCGTTTCTCCTCCCGTGTGACGGATTGTCTGCGAGTACCGAGGTTATGGGCAAATTGGGAAGGGGGCGGGTAGGCGACGGCGCGATGCTAGCAGTAATGTCGCGTGCCTGCCAACTTGTCAGGTTTTCCTTTAGAGGGTGCATTTCGGAGTCCACCAACAAAAGCCGTTTCGATAAAGAAAAGTGCATACTCTTTTTCATGATCACTTCTGCGTTCCTGTCCTCTTTTTTACTTCGCCATTCTCGTTCATCGTCGCTTTCTGTTGAAGTCAAGTCTATCCTTTGTGCATAAAGCCCCTGGCATACTACCACATCCTTTAGCCTACTCTCGCGCATTACTTTGGGGAGGCAAGGCCCTGTGCCAAGGAGCGCATTTCGCTGGCACTCTTTAAGCAGTGCTGACGGAAAGGCGTTCGGAAGATGAGGGACAAAAGAAGTGATTTTGTTCGCGCCCCTCTCATACTTAGCTGGCGACGTCACACCCTAGAGCCACTTTTACGTCGATACGGAGAAAATGGACTTGGCAGACAACTCGATGTGGACGCTAGTCGAGGAGGCTGTCATTGAAGATAGgggggaagacgaggaggaggttcTAGCGCAAATGGTACGCTCGTATCTCGCGCGGAGAGGCCTGACAGACACTCTCGCCGCCTTTGACGAGGAGCACCAGTGCTACAGGGGCTCATCGACGGCTCCACACAATCGAGATCCAGGTGCACCCAGGCCGTCAGTGGATGCCGAGGTTCTTGGTTCCACGCCGGCCACAGATCGCGCTAGTGCGGGTTCTGCCCCCCCTCGCGATGAAACTAGCGCTGGGATGGACAAAcgcaaggcggcgcagctgctttgTCTGCAGAAGAGgtacgaggcggcggctgcgctcaTGGAGCCGTCGTCACTTGCGCGCATTCGCCTTCTGTGCATTCAGGCGCAGAGCCTAGAAGACAGGCCCACGGCTGTCTTTTACCTGGCGACCCACGTCGCACCGCTCGTCCCGTTTTGCATTGATCCTACGATGGGCCACAGAGTGTACACCGCTGCCCTGAGTAACGTGCTAAGTCCGTGCCGGGAGAGGTCTATTCCTGACACGGAGCTGCTCGCGAGGGAGGTGAACGACGAGTTGTGCGGCCGTGAGCAGCGCAGTAGCCTTCACGTGTTGTTCAATTGGGCATACTGGCAGGAAACGTCGAACGCCGCCTGATGTACGAAAGCGTCTTTGTACGAGAGAACGGCGGCAGACTTTTTGGTGGAGGCGTCTGCACTGCGAGTGTCGAATCAACCTCTTCTCTTGCATAGCAGACAtcttttttcctctctttgGGGGTGTGATGTGGCCGTGGCGCAACTACTGCTGTACATGTTGTGTATTCACGCCGCTGTAGCGCTTTCCTGTTGTTGGTATCTTTTTGTGTGCGAGCTTGCTTGCGTCACTCTGTACCTGGAAACGGCGATACAAACAGAGCATGCTAGGGGAGGGGCCCAGAGCTAGTCACCCAAGCCATGTAtctactctctctctcttagTTTTTATTTTTGTATGGCGAGTGAAACAGATGCGAGTTGCTCGCGTTGCCTTCTCCCCACACGCTAGCACTCTCTTCTTTGTTCTCCTCTTCAAGATTTCGAATGTGCCGCGGGGACTCTTTTTTCTTGACgcagcacaggcacacaaaAGCAGGTGAATCTGTGGATGTCCTAGTGCTCGTacactctttctctctgtcaTCGCTGGTTGGGGCAGGTGCCGTGGGCCCCAACAAGAGCGCTGGCAGACCGCGGCCATGAATGCTGCCGGTTCTGCAATCATGCGGGTGCGCGTTGCGGTAACGCAGACCTCTTCAAACGGCTATACCCGAGTTGATAGGAACCGATTGCAATGACGATGACTGCTGCAAACCACCGCCCGTCTGCATTGGTGTTACCCTCCCCGTCGCATTCCTCGTGGGCATTGCTGCGCGGATATGTGGCCCGGTGTCTCCTTTTCTATCTCCTGGCTCTTTTTCCATCTCCGTCATTTCTCCTGCATCATTGGTCTACGGTCGTGTGGGGgggcgtgtctgtgtgtggtTTTGCACTCTCGTCGCCGTCTGTGCGGTGATGGGGACACTGTGCACTGCATCACCTCATTGGCCTTCCTCACCCTGCGCTTTGCGATTCAGCAGGCTGCCAGTGGTATGGGAGTCTCTGTTTCCACTTTCAGGCTCTTACTCTCTTTCGACCAAATTAGTATTGCCTTAGTTCATTGTTACTTCGCGCTCGGACATTCGTGTCTCCATCATGGCGTCCATCAAGGAGCTGAACGACCGCCTGACGAAGCAGCCGTACGTGTCCGGCTACACGCCAAGCGCCGACGATGCGAAGCTCTTTAACGAGATCTTTGGCGACAATGTGAACGTAGTCCAGTGGGCTGCACGCATGGCGACGTACTATCCTAGCGAGCGTTCCAAGATGAAACCCATTCCAGTCGAGTCGGAGGACTCCTCGGAGATCGATTATGACGATTGATGTGACTTCGCGCACGCGTCGAGTAGGATAGCGTCTGATTGTGTGCGctagcagcagccacggcaccGTGTGACTCAACTGCAGCGCCACTTTTAGTTGGTGCAGGGAATGTGGGAGAGGAGTGCCTGCAAAAACCACCATTCATCGATATGCATGGAGCTCTTTGTCTGCACGTAAGTCTGTCCTGCGGTGTTGACGAAAGGCTGCGGTActcgtgcgcgcacacatgcctCATGGTAGACCACATAGGAAATTCCCGTAATGTTATCTGGTTGGTTTTGGGTGTACGCattgttcttttttttttgctgttgtgcgGCTAACACCGTGCGTgagggcgtgcgtgtgttcctCGATTTCTTTgtctcgcttttctttttgatTTCCCTTACTCAACGTTGCTCAGCGGCCTTTAGGTGGTCTTTTCATTCTCAAAGCAGCCATCACAAGCGGGAAGCCAGCAGTCCCGGCAAGTCGTAAGACAGTGGTGGGTGGTGAGTGGGAGGCGCTTCAGATGCTGCACTCCCACCTGGAGCCACCTCttaaagaaaaagagggagacaAAGAGGCATCCACTACtgttcttttttgttttctgtgtgtctgtctctgccACGGGCGTGAAAAGGAGAATCGAACAGTTGTGTGCTGTGACGCTATGGCATCGTCTTCCTTGCGTTACGATATTCACAGATGATGACTGCCGCACCCCCACCTACGGCTTCTTGGCGACTAGACCGTCGACGACACAATCAGTGCCTTTATTTCTTTCATGCCCTTCCTGTCTTTCCCATTTGCTTGTGtctttccccctctttcACACTCACTCGCCGTAAGCGAAGTGTGGATGACAACCTTTCCCTCACACCGCCACTAGACTATACATGCCCACGTAGTACAGCCGGTGCTCTAGAATCTTGTTCCTCGACCTATGACGACCCAACGGGGAATATGTGAGTGCGCATGTGATGTGACTGTGGCTGTGACAATGGACTCTGGACTGATGAGCAGCTTTCGCCGAAGGAACGCTCACCACTCATAGGTGCCTTCGTATAGAACTGCCCTAGATATCTGACTACGCACGCGAGCAAGTGCCTGCCAGCCTGTTTGCTGGCTTacgcgctctctcgctcatacgcggaggcgctgttttttttttttcggtgcGTCTGCGACGAATGGAAACAAGGCACATTATGGAGATATGCGCTGCTTTCGGGTGCCGAACGGCGTCTGCTTGTCTGGCCTACAGTACTATTAGCACGCAgaggtgtgtatgtgtgtgtgcgtgttgtgCTCAGCAGTTGCTCTCAGGCTTCGTGTTTGGTTTGCGCGACGGACTCCTCAACTGAAAGCGGCTTCCGACGTGGCCACTATCATTGGTTGTCCCCCGTCCTTCATTGCTTTTATcacgccttcctctctctgcctcggTGCCTTTCCTCGGTGCTAATTGTCGCCTACTGCTTCTGTACAACCCCCCgttaaaaaaaaagagagacgtgCTTTCGAACACGCCTGGTGCACCTGCAAAGGCAGCAGGACAGATAATTTGGTCATCATGGCCCACATCTACgtctgccgccacggccagGATATGGACAATGTGCACGGCATTTTAAATGGGCACCGCAATCAGCCGCTTTCTGAGCTGGGCCGTCGGCAGGCTGCAGCTGTCGCCGACAAGATCAAGGAGAGCGGTGTCAACTATGCCGCCATCTACTCCTCTCCGTTGCAGCGCGCTCTCgagacggcgtcggcgatcGGTGCCGCCGTGAACGTACAGGTGCAGGTGCGTGCCGACCTAATCGAACGCGACTTCGGCGTCTTGTCGGGAAAGCCGTACGCTGACATACCCAAGTACGCTGGTGATAGAGTGCTGCAGGGAGACAAGGTTCTGTACTTTCTCGAAGTCGAAGGCTGTGAGACCTTCGACAAGTGCTACGAACGGGCGCAGAGCGTGCTTGCGGACGTGAACGCGGCGCACGCTGGCGAACATGTCCTGCTCGTGTGTCACGGTGACATTGGGAAGATGCTTCAAGCCGCAAAAGCCAAGGTGGAGTGGCAGGAGGGACTTCGACTCCCCTATTTTGCTAACACAGAGGTGATTAAGCTATAGCGTTATCGTCGACTACGTTGTTCACATGCGGCAGATACGTATGTGTGTTAGTTCAGGTGAGGGGGCGTAGTTgctctgcccccctccccctcccctcccagCCCTTCCCCACACATACGCACTCGCAGAAAGGAAAAGATACTGCAAAATAAACTCTGGCAGCGGTCGGTATATTGCTCTGCTTGTGCGCTGCTCGAGGCACTGAAAGGCTGCTGGCCCTTGCAGAAGTTGTAAGCATCTCCTTCTGTGTGGGTTTTTCTCCGCATCGCCTCGTGGTGCTTGCCTGTTCCGTCATTTGACACCCAATCGCTGAGTCGAACTTCGGTTTGTGGCAATAGTGGGTGAGCTGTGGACCTCGCAGCACTATCGCGATTGTTTCCGGCTTCTCTTCGTGCCTCTTTTCCTCCGTTTTACGTCAAATAGTTGCACAGCGCTGCTAAAAACTCACTCGGAAATACAGGCTGTCACGGCCGTCGTTGTGCCGCACATAGCCGCCACAGAGGTGCAAGGCGCATAGTTTTCGTTCTCGACTGCTCTTCGCAGCGTAAGTGCACCCTGTAGGTTTTTTCCTGTTCTCGTTTTGTGCTTCGCTCGAAACCCTACAAGACATGCCGCCAAAACGCTGGGCGAGGCCGAGCCAGAAGGGCGCAAGTGGCGAGAACGCCTACACGACCGCCGCGCTGCTACAGTTTATATGCGATGAGGTCCGCAGCAATAATTGCCTCGGCctgtcggaggaggagctaACTGGGATGGCAGCCGAGCTGGTGCACGTAAAGACGCGTGCAGAGGTGTCGGAGTGGGCCAAAACGCTGATGCTGTCAGACGCCTTTGCTGCGGAGGTGACTAAGCGGCGAGAGCAGTCGGGCCCAGCCTTTGAGGCTGAGAGTGTCTTGAACGCGCCGTCGAGCTCGACCGCATCGGCCGGTGGAGGTGAAGGTGGTACGCTCAACGTAAcgaagcgcggcgccggaggtGCGAAGCGAGGCAAGCGCGGCGCCAATGCCGATCAGAACCCCAAGACAAGCGCATCCGCCGAGGCACTGAAGCCGGGCCGCTTTGAGTGCGGGTGCTTTGCCACTGTCCACAACCTGCGTGGAAGCTGCGCTAACTGCGGCCGGGTCATCTgcgagcaggaggcggacgACGTGTGCTACGCCTGTGGACTGGAGCCGTCCCGATGCATCGCGTACGAGATCTCGGTCCAGGAGGGCAAGCTGAGCGAGGCGGCCCAGCAGCGTAATGAGGAGGACTATACATcagcggtggagcggcgcgACCGCTTACTGGAGTACGCGCAGAATCGCGCGAAGCGAACTACCGTTATCGACGACCAGTCAGCGACGCTGTTCTCGCCGCAGAGTGCGTGGATGTCGCCAGAGGAGCGCCGAGCGGCCGAGAAGTCCGCCGCGGAaacggagcggcagcgcaacATCGAGCTCATGCACCGCCAGTGCGGCGCCTATCAGGTACATATGGAGTTTGTGTCGCAGAACCTGGCGCTGGGGGCGCGCAAGGAGAATTCCGGCGGAGCGGGCGGAGATGGAGCCGTCACGGAGGCTGgtgcggaggacgaggagccTCACGATGCGGGCCAAAGAGTCGTGCCCACCGGCGCAGAGCCGCttccgtcgctgctgcagaaaATCTGGTACAGCCCCGACGGCACGCGAGTCGAGTCGGCTCCTAGTGGCAAAAAGGACAAGCGCGGAGGTGGGCGCTGTGGCAATGCTGTGGACTTAAACTTGCCAGCTCAAGAGGGGTCCTCAATGCCTATGACATCGCGACcaacgcagcgccgcttcgagGAGGTATCTCGACGAGTGCAGCAGAGCTATTTTGAAGAAGATGTGGAGGTTTTTGctgaggagaaggaggaggccgaaAAAACAAAGTCGAAGCTCATTGTTGTGTCTCAGGCGCTGATTGAGGACGATCAAGACGCGGCGATCGAGCACGGCACGGAAGCCGCCGGTGGCTCCACCAGCCCGCCGCTCGTGGATCCATCTGCTGTGGCGTTGCCCTCTCGCTTCGCCGTGACATCCATTATGCGCAACACGGATGATGGCATTTGTTTGTCCATGCACCAGCCGTGGGCGAGCCTGCTCGTGGCCGGTATAAAGCGACACGAAGGCCGCGTGTGGGGGACCACGTATCGCGGTCGTCTGTGGATTCACGCGGCCGCGTCGCAGCCGATAaacgtggaggaggtggaggcacAGTACTCAAAGTTTATGCCGCCAGGCCAGGTGTTCCCGAAGCACTATCCTACCAAAGTACTGCTTGGGTACGTCTATGTGACGGACTGCCTCGATCGAGAGGCGTACGAGATTGCATTCAAGCCGGAGGAACGCCAAGAGGAGTCCCCGTACTCTTTTATTTGTGTGGAGCCAAAGGCGCTACTTTTTCCGCTGCCCATGTGCGGCAATCACAAGCTGTTCTCTCTCGAGCACCGTGTACACGTTGCTGCGCGGAAGCAACTGGGCGAGATAGATTGAGGCTGCACACAAGGGGATGGAGGTGGCATGAGACAGGCGACCTGTGCGAGGTGTGGCGCACTTGTTGTGGGACCGCAGGCCCTCGTCTTTGGCGTTTTTCACATAGTGGCCCGTGTCGgctttttgttttggtgATGTGTGGGACCTGCACGGCGGGTGCCAGTGCCGCGTTTTTTTACCTTGTTGTATTTCAATTCAGGTGACATCGCAGGCCGGCAGTTTCTGTCTCGCatgcacccccacccctccttctcccatTGCCGCGCTCAGCTAGTGAAAAGATatgaagaaaaaaaggcggGTCTTggggtcgtggtggtggcggtgcgaAGTCCACGCCATGTACTCGGCGGGGCGTTAGGCCAGTGGTCGGTGCTCCCAAGAGATTGCGTGCGCGGAATTGTTCTTTTGCACACCTCCTCAACACGGTCCGGTCGCTAGGGGAGGGATGCGGCGTGCATATAGAGGTGACGCCTCCttgccgccactgcagccggTCTTAGGAGGGCGAACACGAGTGGAATACACCACAACCACCCTTTCGGTTGCCTGCTTCTTCTTATCGTGTACTTCCTTCGCTTCCCCATTTATGTCTGCTGCACTCTTGCACCACTTCCTCTGCTGTGTTTGGGCTTCACGTCAACGAACCACTCGTGGTGCTCTGCTTACGTCTTTCTCACCCTGTGATTGCTTCGCGTTCAACTGTGGAGCGCGTGTGGCGCAGTGGTGGCGCATCTGACACTCGCTGAGGGACTTGCAGAGGGCCGCAGAGCGCTGTCGATCTGCCGCGCATAGAAGGCTGCGAGGACGCTTCTCCAtcttttttgctttcttttcAGCTTGTGTGTACCCTGGCAACGCCTCACTTGCCGTGTAGCCCGCCCCCACACGACGATGCGTAAGCGGGCGCGCGATGATGGTGGCGGTCTAGGGCCATCCACGTCGGCGAACGGGGAGATGGAGTCCGCCACAGACGGTGCAGCTAACGGCGGTGCCTCGTTCGAGAGGCTGAGCGGTCCTCTCGACGAGGATTCCTCTTTTCCCAGCAGCGCTACCGCGGCTACTTCCTCCGACTCCGATGACTCAGAAGACGATGATGCATCAAAGCGTCTTCTGTTGTACGCGAAGGTGACGGCAGGCGCGAAGGCACAAGCGGGAGATGCAACTTTTGCCACAGCGCGAAATGACCCCGCCGCGTTTCTTCGTGGGGTGGGGAGCAGCTCCAGATTCACGCCTGCTagtgctgccgcggcggcgctgaatCACCTGAaagcggagctgctgaagccaGTGGCGCAGCCGACGGCTTTGACCGTGGTGAATGCGGGGGACGAATCCGCTGATGTTCTTGCCGGCATCATCTCGCGAAAgataccgccgccgccagcggggGATGCAAAGAAGCTGCGTCAGCTGACGTACGTGGACCACAGCCAGATGAACTACGCCTCCATTCGCACAGACTTCTACGTGGTGCCGCCGGACATGACGAATCTCACAGCGCAGGAGATGCGAGAACTGCTGCGAGAGCTGGATGGGGCAAAGGTTCACGGGAAAGATGTGCCGCGGCCGATTCGCTCCTGGCATGGCACCGGATTGCCGGATCGCGTgttggaggtgctggaggagcacGAGTACAAGTGCCCTTTTGCGGTGCAGTCGCTCGGCGTGCCGGCGCTGATGAGCGGACGGGATTTGCTCCTCACAGCAAAGACGGGGTCCGGCAAAACGCTCTGCtatgcgctgccgctcatcCGGCACTGCGCGGACCAGCCGCGGTGTGAAAAGGGCGAGGGCCCTATAGGGCTGGTGCTTGTGCCCACGCAGGAGCTCGCTATGCAGGTGTTCACGCTTCTCGACGAGTTGGGGGAGGCTGCTGGGCTGCGCTGTGTCGCCTCGTATGGCAGCACGTCGCTATCCGACAATATTCGCCATGCCAAGGCGGGGTGTGAGTTGATGGTGGCGACGCCCGGCCGGCTGCTAGACCTTCTCACAGTGAATGGAGGGAAGACGTTGAGCCTGTCGCGCGTCTCCTTCGTCATTGTTGACGAGGCGGACCGCCTCTTCGACAGCGGCTTCATGGAGCACGTGGAGGCCTTTCTGAAGAACATACGCCCTGACCGCGTAACAGGGATGATCAGCGCTACGATGCCAAAGGAGCTGCGCGGGGTAGTAGCGCAACACCTGCGGAACCCTGTTGTCATTTCCGTCGGCGGAAAACCGACGCCTGCCTCGAACGTCGAGCAGCAGTTCTTCTTTTTCGACGAGGAGGTATACGACGCGAACAACATCAAGGCAGACATGAGCCCACGTCTTGTAAAGTTACTGGCATTGCTGGGAGACGAGGGCGGTGACGGTCAGAACCTAATCCTGGTCTTTACTCAACGGAAGGAGGAGGTAGACGAGTTGCTGGGGCGGCTCACCACGCTGGGCTACGCCAACCGCGTGGCAACACTCTACAGCGGCATGGACCCCATCGACCGCGAGTTCGCGCTGGAGCACTTTGTTCCAGGCAAGCAGTTTATTCTCGTCGCCACCGCAGTTGCAGAGCGCGGCTTGGATATTCCCTACCTCGGCCTTGTGATCAACTACCGGTTGCCCAACCACTACGAGGCGTACGTGCATCGTATCGGCCGCACCGGCCGCGCCGGGCGCAGCGGGCGTGCCGTGAGCTTTTTCACTCGTGGCAAGGATGACGACATCGCTCCAGAGCTGGTGGAAGGGCTGGAGCGTGCGGAGCAGCGAGTACCAGAGGAGTTGTACGAAGTTGCGGAGaagg encodes:
- a CDS encoding vesicle-associated membrane protein, putative, with the protein product MPIKYSCVNDETKLLAEHPAGEQPKLAETMQKVIATVPPKEYRHKTIEDKDGGVNYNYISNGEGRIVGCVTTSDMRMRTVFAFLEAVEPLVRGSVGSQGAELRNGKKLLQQKMEFYNNPQNDKITALNDDINQVVDVMIDNMDKVLARGDRIDTLHEKSSTLADQAQQFQQRSTELKRNLCMKNLKLTLMIVGAVVVVLIIILMIACKPNFSRCR
- a CDS encoding phosphoglycerate mutase protein, putative, encoding MAHIYVCRHGQDMDNVHGILNGHRNQPLSELGRRQAAAVADKIKESGVNYAAIYSSPLQRALETASAIGAAVNVQVQVRADLIERDFGVLSGKPYADIPKYAGDRVLQGDKVLYFLEVEGCETFDKCYERAQSVLADVNAAHAGEHVLLVCHGDIGKMLQAAKAKVEWQEGLRLPYFANTEVIKL
- a CDS encoding ATP-dependent DEAD/H RNA helicase, putative; translation: MNYASIRTDFYVVPPDMTNLTAQEMRELLRELDGAKVHGKDVPRPIRSWHGTGLPDRVLEVLEEHEYKCPFAVQSLGVPALMSGRDLLLTAKTGSGKTLCYALPLIRHCADQPRCEKGEGPIGLVLVPTQELAMQVFTLLDELGEAAGLRCVASYGSTSLSDNIRHAKAGCELMVATPGRLLDLLTVNGGKTLSLSRVSFVIVDEADRLFDSGFMEHVEAFLKNIRPDRVTGMISATMPKELRGVVAQHLRNPVVISVGGKPTPASNVEQQFFFFDEEVYDANNIKADMSPRLVKLLALLGDEGGDGQNLILVFTQRKEEVDELLGRLTTLGYANRVATLYSGMDPIDREFALEHFVPGKQFILVATAVAERGLDIPYLGLVINYRLPNHYEAYVHRIGRTGRAGRSGRAVSFFTRGKDDDIAPELVEGLERAEQRVPEELYEVAEKVRALRKSGDARYNSGFFRGYRDAKAQRFTDRDKKEKMREAARAAGLEQFLSSSSESDSDASSDEDANITAVPVQSRARAASAEEAAASSMALTLHRGAQSGALTLSAAQEDRISKALAFAQKTTTAATMAADEATMVRFQSEYPINDLPDAVRGKLQSGAFMRSIAEETETSLIRKGVYFDPRYKHSRRMKEGEKPLYFLIVGKSMEAVRAARNKLDEVKAELLSKQKKTGSVTGATI